The following coding sequences lie in one Capsicum annuum cultivar UCD-10X-F1 chromosome 5, UCD10Xv1.1, whole genome shotgun sequence genomic window:
- the LOC124898936 gene encoding uncharacterized protein LOC124898936: MQAQYPHLFETSGELEGNIDTMIMSGEFGGNIDTMMMPGEFEENIDTMMMPDKSRENIHSMMTFGESGGNIDTMMMPDESRGNIGTMMMPGEFGVNIDTMMILGEF, from the exons ATGCaagcccagtatcctcacctatttgagacttcag GTGAACTCgaaggaaatattgatactatgataatgtccggtgaattcggaggaaatattgatactatgatgatgcccggtgaatttgaagaaaatattgataCGATGATGATGCCCGACAAATCCAGAGAAAATATTCATTCTATGATGACGTTCGGTGAATccggaggaaatattgatacgatgatgatgcccgatgaatctaGAGGAAATATTggtactatgatgatgcccggtgaattcggagtaaatattgatactatgatgatactCGGTGAATTCtga